Proteins encoded together in one Falco biarmicus isolate bFalBia1 chromosome 4, bFalBia1.pri, whole genome shotgun sequence window:
- the LOC130147486 gene encoding immunoglobulin kappa light chain-like isoform X2, with translation MLLLTALLAAAAWSYAFAQEIPVQSPRSITKSKDSVRLDCDLKGVYGDLRDIAVHWYQQKPNDAPERILYHAGAKVVDGGFQAHRYTVEKFPSQKLCTLTIKDITPDDAATYYCAYWYRHCVWPTWIKYFGTGTKLIISDKGSSPPENSEILQKTHENQITYVCLIEKFYPEVIRVTWTDEENKEITDNVVKGDTWKPAEGDEYSVGSWLTVPAENKHKNYYCKYEHESQQHSLMTRDSKKNALQDEDCSTHPGNGTVFNRDHLFHRTAYLVYIALLLKSSMYYVIVLLFMYRMWAPTKQQGKKA, from the exons atgctgctgctgacagcgCTCCTGGCTGCAGCCGCTTGGTCCT atgcATTTGCACAAGAAATTCCCGTGCAGAGCCCTAGATCCATCACCAAGTCTAAAGACAGTGTGCGCCTGGACTGTGACTTAAAAGGTGTCTATGGAGATCTTCGTGACATCGCTGTACACTGGTACCAACAGAAGCCAAATGATGCTCCAGAGAGGATTCTCTACCACGCTGGGGCAAAAGTAGTAGATGGCGGCTTCCAAGCACACAGGTACACGGTTGAAAAGTTTCCTAGCCAGAAACTGTGTACTCTCACAATAAAGGATATCACGCCAGATGACGCTGCAACCTACTATTGCGCCTACTGGTACCGTCACTGTG TGTGGCCCACCTGGATCAAATACTTTGGCACAGGAACGAAGCTAATTATCTCTG ACAAAGGAAGTTCCCCACCAGAAAACTCTGAAATCCTGCAGAAGACCCATGAAAATCAGATAACATATGTTTGCCTTATTGAGAAATTCTACCCAGAAGTTATTCGGGTGACATGGACCGATGAAGAAAATAAGGAGATAACAGACAATGTAGTAAAAGGAGACACTTGGAAGCCCGCAGAAGGGGATGAATACTCAGTCGGCAGCTGGTTAACTGTACCAGCGGAGAACAAACACAAGAACTATTACTGCAAATACGAACACGAAAGCCAACAGCATTCACTGATGACACGAG ATtctaaaaaaaatgcacttcagGACGAGGACTGCAGCACACATCCTGGAAACGGCACTGTTTTTAATAGAG ATCACTTGTTCCACAGGACAGCGTATTTAGTATACATCGCCCTTCTACTGAAAAGCTCCATGTACTACGTCATCGTCCTCCTCTTCATGTACAGAATGTGGGCTCCAACCAAGcaacaaggaaagaaagcataa
- the LOC130147486 gene encoding immunoglobulin kappa light chain-like isoform X10 encodes MLLLTALLAAAAWSYAFAQEIPVQSPRSITKSKDSVRLDCDLKGVYGDLRDIAVHWYQQKPNDAPERILYHAGAKVVDGGFQAHRYTVEKFPSQKLCTLTIKDITPDDAATYYCAYWYRTWIKYFGTGTKLIISDKGSSPPENSEILQKTHENQITYVCLIEKFYPEVIRVTWTDEENKEITDNVVKGDTWKPAEGDEYSVGSWLTVPAENKHKNYYCKYEHESQQHSLMTRDSKKNALQDEDCSTHPGNGTVFNRDHLFHRTAYLVYIALLLKSSMYYVIVLLFMYRMWAPTKQQGKKA; translated from the exons atgctgctgctgacagcgCTCCTGGCTGCAGCCGCTTGGTCCT atgcATTTGCACAAGAAATTCCCGTGCAGAGCCCTAGATCCATCACCAAGTCTAAAGACAGTGTGCGCCTGGACTGTGACTTAAAAGGTGTCTATGGAGATCTTCGTGACATCGCTGTACACTGGTACCAACAGAAGCCAAATGATGCTCCAGAGAGGATTCTCTACCACGCTGGGGCAAAAGTAGTAGATGGCGGCTTCCAAGCACACAGGTACACGGTTGAAAAGTTTCCTAGCCAGAAACTGTGTACTCTCACAATAAAGGATATCACGCCAGATGACGCTGCAACCTACTATTGCGCCTACTGGTACCGT ACCTGGATCAAATACTTTGGCACAGGAACGAAGCTAATTATCTCTG ACAAAGGAAGTTCCCCACCAGAAAACTCTGAAATCCTGCAGAAGACCCATGAAAATCAGATAACATATGTTTGCCTTATTGAGAAATTCTACCCAGAAGTTATTCGGGTGACATGGACCGATGAAGAAAATAAGGAGATAACAGACAATGTAGTAAAAGGAGACACTTGGAAGCCCGCAGAAGGGGATGAATACTCAGTCGGCAGCTGGTTAACTGTACCAGCGGAGAACAAACACAAGAACTATTACTGCAAATACGAACACGAAAGCCAACAGCATTCACTGATGACACGAG ATtctaaaaaaaatgcacttcagGACGAGGACTGCAGCACACATCCTGGAAACGGCACTGTTTTTAATAGAG ATCACTTGTTCCACAGGACAGCGTATTTAGTATACATCGCCCTTCTACTGAAAAGCTCCATGTACTACGTCATCGTCCTCCTCTTCATGTACAGAATGTGGGCTCCAACCAAGcaacaaggaaagaaagcataa
- the LOC130147486 gene encoding immunoglobulin lambda-1 light chain-like isoform X9, with the protein MLLLLLLLLAAAWSDGQEQVLLRQSHVSVSRGLAETAWIECAAEGIADFQTAFIHWYRHRPSKAPERILYIGTGQASYDDNSYRNKYSALKKGTNICAFSINDISSSDEGTYYCAYWWDADVKVFGSGTKLIVSNKGSSPPENSEILQKTHENQITYVCLIEKFYPEVIRVTWTDEENKEITDNVVKGDTWKPAEGDEYSVGSWLTVPAENKHKNYYCKYEHESQQHSLMTRDSKKNALQDEDCSTHPGNGTVFNRDHLFHRTAYLVYIALLLKSSMYYVIVLLFMYRMWAPTKQQGKKA; encoded by the exons atgctgctgctcctgctcctgctcctggctgcagcctggtcTG ATGGACAAGAGCAAGTGCTTCTGAGGCAGAGCCACGTATCTGTTAGCAGAGGGCTGGCTGAAACTGCATGGATTGAGTGTGCAGCTGAGGGCATAGCTGACTTCCAGACTGCGTTTATCCATTGGTACCGACACAGACCTTCCAAAGCTCCCGAACGGATTCTGTATATCGGAACAGGACAAGCTTCTTATGATGATAACTCCTACAGGAACAAGTATTCTGCCCTGAAGAAAGGGACAAACATCTGTGCTTTCTCAATCAATGACATCAGCTCCAGCGATGAAGGTACCTACTACTGTGCCTACTGGTGG GATGCTGATGTCAAAGTATTTGGAAGCGGAACTAAACTTATTGTTTCAA ACAAAGGAAGTTCCCCACCAGAAAACTCTGAAATCCTGCAGAAGACCCATGAAAATCAGATAACATATGTTTGCCTTATTGAGAAATTCTACCCAGAAGTTATTCGGGTGACATGGACCGATGAAGAAAATAAGGAGATAACAGACAATGTAGTAAAAGGAGACACTTGGAAGCCCGCAGAAGGGGATGAATACTCAGTCGGCAGCTGGTTAACTGTACCAGCGGAGAACAAACACAAGAACTATTACTGCAAATACGAACACGAAAGCCAACAGCATTCACTGATGACACGAG ATtctaaaaaaaatgcacttcagGACGAGGACTGCAGCACACATCCTGGAAACGGCACTGTTTTTAATAGAG ATCACTTGTTCCACAGGACAGCGTATTTAGTATACATCGCCCTTCTACTGAAAAGCTCCATGTACTACGTCATCGTCCTCCTCTTCATGTACAGAATGTGGGCTCCAACCAAGcaacaaggaaagaaagcataa
- the LOC130147486 gene encoding immunoglobulin kappa light chain-like isoform X3 has product MLLLTVLLAAAAWSYAFAQEIPVQSPRSITKSKDSVRLDCDLKGVYGDLRDIAVHWYQQKPNDAPERILYHAGAKVVDGGFQAHRYTVEKFPSQKLCTLTIKDITPDDAATYYCAYWYRHCVWPTWIKYFGTGTKLIISDKGSSPPENSEILQKTHENQITYVCLIEKFYPEVIRVTWTDEENKEITDNVVKGDTWKPAEGDEYSVGSWLTVPAENKHKNYYCKYEHESQQHSLMTRDSKKNALQDEDCSTHPGNGTVFNRDHLFHRTAYLVYIALLLKSSMYYVIVLLFMYRMWAPTKQQGKKA; this is encoded by the exons atgctgctgctgacagtgCTCCTGGCTGCAGCCGCTTGGTCCT atgcATTTGCACAAGAAATTCCCGTGCAGAGCCCTAGATCCATCACCAAGTCTAAAGACAGTGTGCGCCTGGACTGTGACTTAAAAGGTGTCTATGGAGATCTTCGTGACATCGCTGTACACTGGTACCAACAGAAGCCAAATGATGCTCCAGAGAGGATTCTCTACCACGCTGGGGCAAAAGTAGTAGATGGCGGCTTCCAAGCACACAGGTACACGGTTGAAAAGTTTCCTAGCCAGAAACTGTGTACTCTCACAATAAAGGATATCACGCCAGATGACGCTGCAACCTACTATTGCGCCTACTGGTACCGTCACTGTG TGTGGCCCACCTGGATCAAATACTTTGGCACAGGAACGAAGCTAATTATCTCTG ACAAAGGAAGTTCCCCACCAGAAAACTCTGAAATCCTGCAGAAGACCCATGAAAATCAGATAACATATGTTTGCCTTATTGAGAAATTCTACCCAGAAGTTATTCGGGTGACATGGACCGATGAAGAAAATAAGGAGATAACAGACAATGTAGTAAAAGGAGACACTTGGAAGCCCGCAGAAGGGGATGAATACTCAGTCGGCAGCTGGTTAACTGTACCAGCGGAGAACAAACACAAGAACTATTACTGCAAATACGAACACGAAAGCCAACAGCATTCACTGATGACACGAG ATtctaaaaaaaatgcacttcagGACGAGGACTGCAGCACACATCCTGGAAACGGCACTGTTTTTAATAGAG ATCACTTGTTCCACAGGACAGCGTATTTAGTATACATCGCCCTTCTACTGAAAAGCTCCATGTACTACGTCATCGTCCTCCTCTTCATGTACAGAATGTGGGCTCCAACCAAGcaacaaggaaagaaagcataa
- the LOC130147486 gene encoding immunoglobulin kappa light chain-like isoform X8, which produces MLLLTVLLAAAAWSYAFAQEIPVQSPRSITKSKDSVRLDCDLKGVYGDLRDIAVHWYQQKPNDAPERILYHAGAKVVDGGFQAHRYTVEKFPSQKLCTLTIKDITPDDAATYYCAYWYLWPTWIKYFGTGTKLIISDKGSSPPENSEILQKTHENQITYVCLIEKFYPEVIRVTWTDEENKEITDNVVKGDTWKPAEGDEYSVGSWLTVPAENKHKNYYCKYEHESQQHSLMTRDSKKNALQDEDCSTHPGNGTVFNRDHLFHRTAYLVYIALLLKSSMYYVIVLLFMYRMWAPTKQQGKKA; this is translated from the exons atgctgctgctgacagtgCTCCTGGCTGCAGCCGCTTGGTCCT atgcATTTGCACAAGAAATTCCCGTGCAGAGCCCTAGATCCATCACCAAGTCTAAAGACAGTGTGCGCCTGGACTGTGACTTAAAAGGTGTCTATGGAGATCTTCGTGACATCGCTGTACACTGGTACCAACAGAAGCCAAATGATGCTCCAGAGAGGATTCTCTACCACGCTGGGGCAAAAGTAGTAGATGGCGGCTTCCAAGCACACAGGTACACGGTTGAAAAGTTTCCTAGCCAGAAACTGTGTACTCTCACAATAAAGGATATCACGCCAGATGACGCTGCAACCTACTATTGCGCCTACTGGTACC TGTGGCCCACCTGGATCAAATACTTTGGCACAGGAACGAAGCTAATTATCTCTG ACAAAGGAAGTTCCCCACCAGAAAACTCTGAAATCCTGCAGAAGACCCATGAAAATCAGATAACATATGTTTGCCTTATTGAGAAATTCTACCCAGAAGTTATTCGGGTGACATGGACCGATGAAGAAAATAAGGAGATAACAGACAATGTAGTAAAAGGAGACACTTGGAAGCCCGCAGAAGGGGATGAATACTCAGTCGGCAGCTGGTTAACTGTACCAGCGGAGAACAAACACAAGAACTATTACTGCAAATACGAACACGAAAGCCAACAGCATTCACTGATGACACGAG ATtctaaaaaaaatgcacttcagGACGAGGACTGCAGCACACATCCTGGAAACGGCACTGTTTTTAATAGAG ATCACTTGTTCCACAGGACAGCGTATTTAGTATACATCGCCCTTCTACTGAAAAGCTCCATGTACTACGTCATCGTCCTCCTCTTCATGTACAGAATGTGGGCTCCAACCAAGcaacaaggaaagaaagcataa
- the LOC130147486 gene encoding immunoglobulin kappa light chain-like isoform X4, with the protein MLLLTALLAAAAWSYAFAQEIPVQSPRSITKSKDSVRLDCDLKGVYGDLRDIAVHWYQQKPNDAPERILYHAGAKVVDGGFQAHRYTVEKFPSQKLCTLTIKDITPDDAATYYCAYWYRHLWPTWIKYFGTGTKLIISDKGSSPPENSEILQKTHENQITYVCLIEKFYPEVIRVTWTDEENKEITDNVVKGDTWKPAEGDEYSVGSWLTVPAENKHKNYYCKYEHESQQHSLMTRDSKKNALQDEDCSTHPGNGTVFNRDHLFHRTAYLVYIALLLKSSMYYVIVLLFMYRMWAPTKQQGKKA; encoded by the exons atgctgctgctgacagcgCTCCTGGCTGCAGCCGCTTGGTCCT atgcATTTGCACAAGAAATTCCCGTGCAGAGCCCTAGATCCATCACCAAGTCTAAAGACAGTGTGCGCCTGGACTGTGACTTAAAAGGTGTCTATGGAGATCTTCGTGACATCGCTGTACACTGGTACCAACAGAAGCCAAATGATGCTCCAGAGAGGATTCTCTACCACGCTGGGGCAAAAGTAGTAGATGGCGGCTTCCAAGCACACAGGTACACGGTTGAAAAGTTTCCTAGCCAGAAACTGTGTACTCTCACAATAAAGGATATCACGCCAGATGACGCTGCAACCTACTATTGCGCCTACTGGTACCGTCACT TGTGGCCCACCTGGATCAAATACTTTGGCACAGGAACGAAGCTAATTATCTCTG ACAAAGGAAGTTCCCCACCAGAAAACTCTGAAATCCTGCAGAAGACCCATGAAAATCAGATAACATATGTTTGCCTTATTGAGAAATTCTACCCAGAAGTTATTCGGGTGACATGGACCGATGAAGAAAATAAGGAGATAACAGACAATGTAGTAAAAGGAGACACTTGGAAGCCCGCAGAAGGGGATGAATACTCAGTCGGCAGCTGGTTAACTGTACCAGCGGAGAACAAACACAAGAACTATTACTGCAAATACGAACACGAAAGCCAACAGCATTCACTGATGACACGAG ATtctaaaaaaaatgcacttcagGACGAGGACTGCAGCACACATCCTGGAAACGGCACTGTTTTTAATAGAG ATCACTTGTTCCACAGGACAGCGTATTTAGTATACATCGCCCTTCTACTGAAAAGCTCCATGTACTACGTCATCGTCCTCCTCTTCATGTACAGAATGTGGGCTCCAACCAAGcaacaaggaaagaaagcataa
- the LOC130147486 gene encoding immunoglobulin kappa light chain-like isoform X6, whose protein sequence is MGSTLLLPVLLATSFWSRGDAQAVPVQTPVLQGKVTGSSASMYCRLSNEHVVHWYQHLPGKPPKRILYMWRQTATFDDNSDRRRFQAQKHSTEPLYYLTIDNLTPRDSGTYYCTYCIIRPWDADVKVFGSGTKLIVSNKGSSPPENSEILQKTHENQITYVCLIEKFYPEVIRVTWTDEENKEITDNVVKGDTWKPAEGDEYSVGSWLTVPAENKHKNYYCKYEHESQQHSLMTRDSKKNALQDEDCSTHPGNGTVFNRDHLFHRTAYLVYIALLLKSSMYYVIVLLFMYRMWAPTKQQGKKA, encoded by the exons ATGGGCAGCACGCTCCTGCTCCCAGTCCTTCTTGCAACTTCATTTTGGTCCC GTGGAGATGCACAGGCAGTGCCAGTGCAAaccccagtgctgcaggggaaggtgacgggcagctctgccagcatgTATTGCCGACTGAGCAACGAACATGTCGTGCACTGGTACCAGCACCTTCCTGGAAAGCCGCCAAAGAGGATACTTTACATGTGGAGACAGACAGCTACTTTTGATGACAATAGCGATAGAAGGAGATTCCAAGCTCAGAAGCATTCTACTGAGCCCCTCTATTATCTCACAATAGATAATTTAACCCCGAGGGATTCTGGCACTTACTACTGTACATATTG CATTATCAGACCGTGGGATGCTGATGTCAAAGTATTTGGAAGCGGAACTAAACTTATTGTTTCAA ACAAAGGAAGTTCCCCACCAGAAAACTCTGAAATCCTGCAGAAGACCCATGAAAATCAGATAACATATGTTTGCCTTATTGAGAAATTCTACCCAGAAGTTATTCGGGTGACATGGACCGATGAAGAAAATAAGGAGATAACAGACAATGTAGTAAAAGGAGACACTTGGAAGCCCGCAGAAGGGGATGAATACTCAGTCGGCAGCTGGTTAACTGTACCAGCGGAGAACAAACACAAGAACTATTACTGCAAATACGAACACGAAAGCCAACAGCATTCACTGATGACACGAG ATtctaaaaaaaatgcacttcagGACGAGGACTGCAGCACACATCCTGGAAACGGCACTGTTTTTAATAGAG ATCACTTGTTCCACAGGACAGCGTATTTAGTATACATCGCCCTTCTACTGAAAAGCTCCATGTACTACGTCATCGTCCTCCTCTTCATGTACAGAATGTGGGCTCCAACCAAGcaacaaggaaagaaagcataa
- the LOC130147486 gene encoding immunoglobulin kappa light chain-like isoform X5 produces the protein MLLLTVLLAAAAWSYAFAQEIPVQSPRSITKSKDSVRLDCDLKGVYGDLRDIAVHWYQQKPNDAPERILYHAGAKVVDGGFQAHRYTVEKFPSQKLCTLTIKDITPDDAATYYCAYWYRHLWPTWIKYFGTGTKLIISDKGSSPPENSEILQKTHENQITYVCLIEKFYPEVIRVTWTDEENKEITDNVVKGDTWKPAEGDEYSVGSWLTVPAENKHKNYYCKYEHESQQHSLMTRDSKKNALQDEDCSTHPGNGTVFNRDHLFHRTAYLVYIALLLKSSMYYVIVLLFMYRMWAPTKQQGKKA, from the exons atgctgctgctgacagtgCTCCTGGCTGCAGCCGCTTGGTCCT atgcATTTGCACAAGAAATTCCCGTGCAGAGCCCTAGATCCATCACCAAGTCTAAAGACAGTGTGCGCCTGGACTGTGACTTAAAAGGTGTCTATGGAGATCTTCGTGACATCGCTGTACACTGGTACCAACAGAAGCCAAATGATGCTCCAGAGAGGATTCTCTACCACGCTGGGGCAAAAGTAGTAGATGGCGGCTTCCAAGCACACAGGTACACGGTTGAAAAGTTTCCTAGCCAGAAACTGTGTACTCTCACAATAAAGGATATCACGCCAGATGACGCTGCAACCTACTATTGCGCCTACTGGTACCGTCACT TGTGGCCCACCTGGATCAAATACTTTGGCACAGGAACGAAGCTAATTATCTCTG ACAAAGGAAGTTCCCCACCAGAAAACTCTGAAATCCTGCAGAAGACCCATGAAAATCAGATAACATATGTTTGCCTTATTGAGAAATTCTACCCAGAAGTTATTCGGGTGACATGGACCGATGAAGAAAATAAGGAGATAACAGACAATGTAGTAAAAGGAGACACTTGGAAGCCCGCAGAAGGGGATGAATACTCAGTCGGCAGCTGGTTAACTGTACCAGCGGAGAACAAACACAAGAACTATTACTGCAAATACGAACACGAAAGCCAACAGCATTCACTGATGACACGAG ATtctaaaaaaaatgcacttcagGACGAGGACTGCAGCACACATCCTGGAAACGGCACTGTTTTTAATAGAG ATCACTTGTTCCACAGGACAGCGTATTTAGTATACATCGCCCTTCTACTGAAAAGCTCCATGTACTACGTCATCGTCCTCCTCTTCATGTACAGAATGTGGGCTCCAACCAAGcaacaaggaaagaaagcataa
- the LOC130147486 gene encoding immunoglobulin kappa light chain-like isoform X7, producing MLLLTALLAAAAWSYAFAQEIPVQSPRSITKSKDSVRLDCDLKGVYGDLRDIAVHWYQQKPNDAPERILYHAGAKVVDGGFQAHRYTVEKFPSQKLCTLTIKDITPDDAATYYCAYWYLWPTWIKYFGTGTKLIISDKGSSPPENSEILQKTHENQITYVCLIEKFYPEVIRVTWTDEENKEITDNVVKGDTWKPAEGDEYSVGSWLTVPAENKHKNYYCKYEHESQQHSLMTRDSKKNALQDEDCSTHPGNGTVFNRDHLFHRTAYLVYIALLLKSSMYYVIVLLFMYRMWAPTKQQGKKA from the exons atgctgctgctgacagcgCTCCTGGCTGCAGCCGCTTGGTCCT atgcATTTGCACAAGAAATTCCCGTGCAGAGCCCTAGATCCATCACCAAGTCTAAAGACAGTGTGCGCCTGGACTGTGACTTAAAAGGTGTCTATGGAGATCTTCGTGACATCGCTGTACACTGGTACCAACAGAAGCCAAATGATGCTCCAGAGAGGATTCTCTACCACGCTGGGGCAAAAGTAGTAGATGGCGGCTTCCAAGCACACAGGTACACGGTTGAAAAGTTTCCTAGCCAGAAACTGTGTACTCTCACAATAAAGGATATCACGCCAGATGACGCTGCAACCTACTATTGCGCCTACTGGTACC TGTGGCCCACCTGGATCAAATACTTTGGCACAGGAACGAAGCTAATTATCTCTG ACAAAGGAAGTTCCCCACCAGAAAACTCTGAAATCCTGCAGAAGACCCATGAAAATCAGATAACATATGTTTGCCTTATTGAGAAATTCTACCCAGAAGTTATTCGGGTGACATGGACCGATGAAGAAAATAAGGAGATAACAGACAATGTAGTAAAAGGAGACACTTGGAAGCCCGCAGAAGGGGATGAATACTCAGTCGGCAGCTGGTTAACTGTACCAGCGGAGAACAAACACAAGAACTATTACTGCAAATACGAACACGAAAGCCAACAGCATTCACTGATGACACGAG ATtctaaaaaaaatgcacttcagGACGAGGACTGCAGCACACATCCTGGAAACGGCACTGTTTTTAATAGAG ATCACTTGTTCCACAGGACAGCGTATTTAGTATACATCGCCCTTCTACTGAAAAGCTCCATGTACTACGTCATCGTCCTCCTCTTCATGTACAGAATGTGGGCTCCAACCAAGcaacaaggaaagaaagcataa
- the LOC130147486 gene encoding immunoglobulin kappa light chain-like isoform X1 translates to MLLLTALLAAAAWSYAFAQKNPVQTPRSITKFRKSIRMTCEIQILGASFDGTVIHWYQQKEGKAPERFLYFSGGKAHTESGFQAHRYMVEVLSGQNRCVLTIKDVIPDDAATYYCAYWDTDQNLVWPTWIKYFGTGTKLIISDKGSSPPENSEILQKTHENQITYVCLIEKFYPEVIRVTWTDEENKEITDNVVKGDTWKPAEGDEYSVGSWLTVPAENKHKNYYCKYEHESQQHSLMTRDSKKNALQDEDCSTHPGNGTVFNRDHLFHRTAYLVYIALLLKSSMYYVIVLLFMYRMWAPTKQQGKKA, encoded by the exons atgctgctgctgacagcgCTCCTGGCTGCAGCCGCTTGGTCCT atgcatttgcacaaaaaaatcctgtgcAGACCCCTAGATCCATCACCAAGTTTCGAAAGAGTATACGAATGACATGTGAAATTCAGATATTAGGGGCAAGTTTTGATGGCACCGTCATACACTGGTATCAACAGAAGGAGGGTAAAGCTCCAGAGAGGTTTCTGTACTTTTCAGGAGGGAAAGCTCACACTGAAAGTGGATTTCAAGCACACAGGTACATGGTTGAAGTGCTTTCTGGCCAGAACCGCTGTGTTCTTACAATAAAAGATGTCATTCCAGACGATGCTGCTACCTACTACTGCGCCTACTGGGATACTGA TCAAAACCTAGTGTGGCCCACCTGGATCAAATACTTTGGCACAGGAACGAAGCTAATTATCTCTG ACAAAGGAAGTTCCCCACCAGAAAACTCTGAAATCCTGCAGAAGACCCATGAAAATCAGATAACATATGTTTGCCTTATTGAGAAATTCTACCCAGAAGTTATTCGGGTGACATGGACCGATGAAGAAAATAAGGAGATAACAGACAATGTAGTAAAAGGAGACACTTGGAAGCCCGCAGAAGGGGATGAATACTCAGTCGGCAGCTGGTTAACTGTACCAGCGGAGAACAAACACAAGAACTATTACTGCAAATACGAACACGAAAGCCAACAGCATTCACTGATGACACGAG ATtctaaaaaaaatgcacttcagGACGAGGACTGCAGCACACATCCTGGAAACGGCACTGTTTTTAATAGAG ATCACTTGTTCCACAGGACAGCGTATTTAGTATACATCGCCCTTCTACTGAAAAGCTCCATGTACTACGTCATCGTCCTCCTCTTCATGTACAGAATGTGGGCTCCAACCAAGcaacaaggaaagaaagcataa